A genomic segment from Terriglobia bacterium encodes:
- a CDS encoding type II toxin-antitoxin system HicB family antitoxin, with the protein MIRNYLDEALKRARYTQLEDGTYCAEVRGLRGVVATGETLESCRATLQEVIEEWVLVRVSRGLEVPSLGGAKIRIRKAG; encoded by the coding sequence ATGATTCGAAACTACTTGGATGAAGCGTTGAAGCGGGCGCGCTACACGCAGCTCGAGGACGGCACGTACTGCGCCGAGGTGCGTGGCCTCCGAGGCGTCGTCGCAACGGGAGAAACCCTGGAATCTTGCCGGGCCACGCTCCAAGAGGTGATCGAGGAGTGGGTTCTGGTGCGGGTGTCGCGCGGCCTCGAGGTTCCCTCGCTCGGTGGAGCGAAGATTCGAATTCGGAAGGCCGGCTGA
- a CDS encoding type II toxin-antitoxin system HicA family toxin, whose protein sequence is MPPWKPLKRRELIAGLRRAGFSGPYSGGRHEFMQKGGLVLAVPNPHRGDISVGLLAVVLRQAGISRQDWERL, encoded by the coding sequence ATGCCGCCGTGGAAGCCGCTGAAGCGCCGGGAGCTGATCGCGGGGCTACGGCGCGCCGGGTTCTCGGGACCGTACTCCGGCGGACGACACGAGTTCATGCAGAAGGGTGGTCTGGTCCTCGCGGTTCCGAACCCGCATCGAGGAGACATTTCGGTCGGGCTGCTTGCCGTGGTTCTCCGTCAAGCCGGAATCTCGCGTCAGGACTGGGAGCGTTTGTAG
- a CDS encoding OprO/OprP family phosphate-selective porin: MDSRTRRVAPLARLALRGAVALALCVPAFAQAAPAAGSAPADDTPSVKVGGTLFADFTYQTAPQGSNSEGTYKPSSFNLTRAYINVTGNLSHRISFRFTPDIKQETKADADVKGSYVFRTKYAYGQFSLEDWFPKGSWVRLGVQPTPYPGYMDDIYRYRFQGSAFTDREKLLGTADTGVSAQFSFPGSYGDVHFGLFNGETYTGAETSDQKAYQIRAAFRPVPASPALKGLRFAAFADLDHYIRDAVKRRLVGAVTFEHARVNAGIEYLEAKDQDPDRKFPVSLVQSTVVDSKGWSAWVTPKLGKGFELLLRHDDYEPDETRDATKTRSIAGVAYWPRLQKGVTAAVLLDYEGTTYDKYASVVSDPTKLPKDEKKWALHVQLNF; encoded by the coding sequence ATGGACTCCAGGACACGACGGGTCGCTCCGCTCGCCCGACTGGCGCTCCGAGGCGCCGTGGCGCTCGCCCTGTGCGTCCCCGCGTTCGCTCAAGCGGCCCCTGCGGCCGGGTCCGCGCCCGCGGACGACACCCCGTCGGTCAAGGTCGGCGGGACGCTCTTCGCGGACTTTACCTACCAGACGGCGCCCCAGGGATCGAACAGCGAGGGAACCTACAAGCCCAGCTCGTTCAACCTCACCCGGGCGTACATCAACGTCACCGGCAACCTCTCCCACCGGATCTCGTTCCGCTTCACGCCGGACATCAAGCAGGAAACCAAGGCGGACGCCGACGTGAAGGGCAGCTACGTGTTCCGGACGAAGTACGCCTACGGCCAGTTCAGCCTGGAAGACTGGTTCCCGAAGGGCTCGTGGGTGCGCCTGGGCGTCCAGCCGACGCCGTACCCCGGCTACATGGACGACATCTACCGCTACCGGTTCCAGGGCAGCGCCTTCACCGACCGGGAGAAGCTCCTGGGCACGGCCGACACCGGTGTCTCCGCGCAGTTCTCGTTCCCGGGCAGCTACGGCGACGTCCACTTCGGACTCTTCAACGGCGAGACCTACACGGGAGCCGAGACGAGCGACCAGAAGGCCTACCAGATCCGCGCCGCCTTCCGCCCCGTCCCCGCGTCGCCGGCCCTCAAGGGGCTCAGGTTCGCGGCGTTCGCGGACCTCGATCACTACATCCGCGACGCGGTGAAGCGGCGGCTCGTCGGCGCGGTGACCTTCGAGCACGCCCGGGTCAACGCCGGGATCGAATACCTCGAAGCGAAGGACCAGGACCCGGACAGGAAGTTCCCGGTGAGCCTGGTCCAATCGACCGTCGTCGACTCGAAGGGCTGGTCCGCGTGGGTGACGCCGAAGCTCGGCAAGGGCTTCGAGCTGCTGCTGCGTCACGACGACTACGAGCCCGACGAGACCCGGGACGCCACGAAGACCCGGTCCATCGCCGGCGTCGCTTACTGGCCGCGGCTCCAGAAGGGAGTAACCGCGGCCGTGCTGCTCGACTACGAAGGGACGACGTACGACAAGTACGCCTCGGTCGTGAGCGACCCCACGAAGCTGCCCAAGGACGAGAAGAAGTGGGCGCTCCACGTCCAGCTCAACTTCTGA